The bacterium genome includes a window with the following:
- the rpsM gene encoding 30S ribosomal protein S13, with the protein MARIAGVDLPRQKRLEIGLTYIYGIGINTARDMCHRLRIDPDTKVHELNDDEVSRIRTYIQSNLRVEGDLRRVVAQNIKRKMEIGCYQGLRHRRGLPVRGQRTHTNGRTRKGRRMAVAGKKKVKK; encoded by the coding sequence ATGGCGCGCATAGCCGGAGTCGACCTGCCGCGGCAGAAGCGACTCGAGATCGGCCTGACCTACATATACGGCATCGGCATCAACACCGCTCGGGACATGTGTCACCGGCTGCGGATCGATCCCGACACCAAGGTGCACGAGCTCAACGACGACGAGGTGAGCCGGATCCGCACCTACATCCAGTCCAACCTACGCGTCGAGGGCGATCTGCGCCGGGTGGTCGCCCAGAACATCAAGCGCAAGATGGAAATCGGTTGCTACCAGGGCCTTCGGCATCGGCGAGGCCTCCCGGTGCGCGGCCAGCGGACCCATACCAACGGGCGGACCCGCAAGGGTCGGCGCATGGCGGTCGCCGGTAAGAAGAAGGTGAAGAAGTGA
- the rpmJ gene encoding 50S ribosomal protein L36, with protein MKVRPSTKKMCDNCRLIKRRRRVWVVCSNPRHKQRQG; from the coding sequence GTGAAGGTACGGCCCTCCACTAAGAAGATGTGCGACAACTGTCGCCTGATAAAGCGCCGCCGGCGGGTGTGGGTGGTGTGCTCCAACCCGCGCCACAAGCAGCGGCAGGGTTGA
- the map gene encoding type I methionyl aminopeptidase: protein MITIKNKRQFAKMAEAGRCVAAVHEAVFEAAEVGVTLSHLDQVAADVIRGWGCEPSFLGYQGFPAHICASPNEVIVHGIPGDDRLAEGDILSIDAGAIYEGYHADAALTIPIGEVDEESARLIEVTRRALWAGIDQVHPGKKVGDIGHAVETAAVPYGYGVVSQYVGHGIGRSMHEGPQIPNLGPPGKGYRLKTGMAVCVEPMFNLGTPDTVTAEDGWTVLTADGRRSAHFEHTVALTAAGPVVLTVNDLLTARPVG, encoded by the coding sequence ATGATCACCATCAAGAACAAGCGCCAGTTCGCGAAGATGGCCGAGGCGGGAAGGTGCGTGGCCGCCGTTCACGAGGCCGTGTTCGAGGCCGCCGAGGTGGGCGTGACCTTGAGTCACCTGGACCAGGTCGCGGCCGACGTGATACGCGGTTGGGGATGTGAACCCTCCTTCCTCGGCTACCAGGGGTTTCCGGCGCACATCTGCGCATCGCCCAACGAAGTGATCGTGCATGGAATCCCGGGGGACGATCGCCTCGCCGAGGGTGACATCCTCTCGATCGACGCCGGTGCGATCTACGAGGGGTACCACGCCGATGCCGCCCTCACCATCCCGATCGGCGAGGTGGACGAGGAGTCCGCCCGGCTGATCGAGGTCACGCGCCGCGCCCTCTGGGCGGGTATCGATCAGGTCCACCCCGGCAAGAAGGTGGGCGACATAGGCCATGCGGTGGAGACGGCGGCGGTCCCGTACGGATACGGTGTGGTCTCCCAGTACGTGGGGCATGGCATCGGGCGCTCCATGCACGAGGGCCCGCAGATACCGAACCTCGGGCCTCCCGGAAAGGGATACCGGTTGAAGACGGGCATGGCCGTCTGCGTGGAGCCCATGTTCAACCTGGGGACGCCGGACACAGTGACCGCCGAGGACGGGTGGACCGTGCTCACGGCCGACGGCCGGCGGTCCGCACACTTCGAGCACACGGTGGCGCTGACCGCCGCCGGCCCCGTCGTTCTCACCGTCAATGACTTGCTCACAGCCCGTCCGGTCGGGTAG
- a CDS encoding adenylate kinase: MRILFLGAPGVGKGTHAERVGEALGIPHISTGEMFRRHVGSRTSLGLRVEEILSRGDLVPDVLTVEMMLERLRDPDTVDGYILDGFPRNLAQVHALDGAIGDYALDAVVVLEASDEVLTERILARGRTDDTGASVSNRLEVYERETAPLIHVYRERGLVLRVNGIGEIEEITAKILTALAAL; encoded by the coding sequence GTGAGAATCCTCTTCCTGGGAGCCCCCGGCGTCGGCAAGGGCACCCACGCGGAGCGGGTCGGTGAGGCCTTGGGCATCCCGCATATCTCCACGGGCGAGATGTTCCGCCGCCACGTGGGGTCGAGGACGTCGCTGGGCCTGCGGGTCGAGGAGATCCTGTCCCGCGGCGATCTGGTCCCGGACGTTCTCACGGTGGAGATGATGCTGGAACGCCTCCGTGATCCGGACACGGTGGACGGCTACATCCTGGACGGGTTCCCCCGCAACCTCGCCCAGGTCCACGCGCTCGACGGGGCCATAGGGGACTATGCGCTCGACGCGGTAGTGGTCCTGGAGGCCTCGGACGAGGTGCTGACGGAACGGATACTGGCCCGTGGCAGGACGGATGACACCGGGGCGTCCGTGAGCAACCGGTTGGAGGTGTACGAGCGGGAGACGGCGCCCTTGATCCACGTGTACCGGGAGCGGGGCCTCGTTCTGAGGGTGAACGGGATCGGCGAGATCGAGGAGATCACCGCCAAGATCCTGACGGCCCTGGCCGCGCTCTAG